One window of the Pantoea cypripedii genome contains the following:
- a CDS encoding sugar kinase: MKDLDILSFGEPLYEFSQLPGAQQPVSYLSGYGGDTSNFAVSAARQGAKVAMFTQLGNDVFGDQFVALWQQENVRCNWVLRHAEAPTGIYFISHDERGHHFTFYRKGSAASRLRPQDLPEAAIAAARLLHTSAITLAISDSACDSVFAALELARKHQTLTSFDTNLRLKLWPLARARAVIHEVARLVDICLPSLDEARLLTGLQDADAIADFYLHLGVKQVVLKMGSEGAMYASANERVVAAGHKVATVDATGAGDCFSGAFLTRLLAGDAPQNALLYANAAAALTTTGYGAVAPIPDRSQVDTFLHAAR; the protein is encoded by the coding sequence ATGAAAGATTTGGATATTCTCTCCTTCGGTGAACCGCTCTACGAATTCAGCCAGTTACCGGGAGCACAACAACCGGTCAGCTATCTGAGCGGTTATGGCGGTGACACCTCAAATTTTGCCGTCAGCGCCGCGCGTCAGGGAGCGAAAGTGGCGATGTTTACGCAGCTCGGCAACGATGTCTTTGGTGATCAGTTTGTCGCTTTGTGGCAGCAGGAAAACGTGCGTTGCAACTGGGTGCTGCGCCATGCCGAGGCCCCTACCGGCATCTACTTTATTAGTCACGATGAACGTGGTCACCATTTTACCTTCTACCGGAAAGGTTCCGCCGCTTCGCGCCTCCGTCCGCAGGATCTACCGGAAGCTGCCATCGCAGCAGCGCGTCTGCTGCATACTTCGGCGATTACCCTGGCAATCAGCGACAGCGCCTGTGACAGCGTTTTTGCCGCACTGGAACTGGCGCGCAAACATCAAACCCTCACCTCATTTGATACCAATCTGCGCCTGAAACTATGGCCGCTGGCACGAGCGCGTGCAGTGATCCACGAAGTCGCACGCCTGGTGGATATTTGCCTGCCAAGCCTCGATGAGGCCCGTTTGCTGACCGGATTACAGGATGCCGATGCCATCGCCGATTTCTATCTGCATCTCGGCGTCAAACAGGTAGTACTGAAAATGGGTAGTGAAGGCGCGATGTACGCCAGCGCCAATGAGCGCGTAGTCGCGGCGGGCCATAAAGTCGCAACCGTCGATGCTACCGGTGCCGGTGACTGCTTCTCCGGCGCTTTTCTCACCCGGTTGCTGGCGGGCGATGCGCCACAAAACGCCTTACTTTATGCCAACGCTGCCGCCGCACTAACCACCACTGGCTATGGTGCTGTGGCACCGATCCCTGACCGTAGCCAGGTTGATACCTTCCTCCACGCCGCACGTTAA
- a CDS encoding MFS transporter gives MSTLTQSKTRNVVNDIEHTTIRRIITMLVPLMVAMYVVAYIDRQNISFAKLQMVSSLGWSESAFGLGASLFFIGYLVFSVPGNLILSKVGAKRWFALSLAAWGIITIALAFTQSLTMFYSLRFVLGLAEASFYPGLIYYSTQWFPIKYRPRIVGFLVTASMFANMIGAPLNGALLSMHGIMGYEGWQWLFLITGLLAIILIVPVLFWFPISPAHATFLSTEQKQWLSQRLEDERRQETDKSVDTLFKSLTDKRVLALALVYGFICFGAYGISYWMPTIVKSFGVSDMTNGFVNMIPWAMVMIMLRWLTQKPERTNNPFINVALPMFTSAACLIGSVWFASQPVISFAFICGVVLSVFAIQPCFWNLTKFLSGASAAAGIAIINSLANLGGFFAQNTIPLVRDQMQSATAPMVYLSIVMLVGGICTMMIIKWLQRQREPSVAPMPGH, from the coding sequence ATGAGTACTTTGACACAGAGTAAAACGCGCAATGTCGTGAACGACATTGAGCACACCACTATCCGCAGAATCATCACCATGCTGGTGCCACTGATGGTGGCGATGTATGTAGTGGCCTATATCGATCGGCAAAATATCAGTTTTGCCAAATTGCAGATGGTCAGCAGCCTCGGCTGGAGCGAGTCGGCATTTGGTCTCGGCGCGTCGTTGTTCTTTATTGGTTATCTGGTTTTTAGCGTTCCAGGCAACCTGATCCTGTCGAAGGTCGGTGCCAAACGCTGGTTTGCCCTCAGCCTTGCGGCCTGGGGCATCATCACCATTGCCCTCGCCTTTACACAAAGCCTGACCATGTTCTACAGCCTGCGTTTTGTGCTCGGGCTGGCGGAAGCCAGTTTCTATCCGGGCCTGATTTATTACTCAACACAGTGGTTCCCGATTAAATACCGTCCGCGTATCGTCGGTTTCCTCGTCACCGCCAGCATGTTCGCCAATATGATTGGTGCCCCGCTCAACGGTGCGCTGCTCAGCATGCACGGCATTATGGGTTATGAAGGCTGGCAATGGCTGTTCCTGATCACCGGCCTGCTGGCGATTATCCTCATCGTTCCGGTGCTGTTCTGGTTCCCGATTAGCCCGGCGCACGCCACGTTCCTGTCAACCGAGCAAAAGCAGTGGCTATCGCAACGGCTGGAGGACGAACGCCGTCAGGAAACGGATAAATCTGTCGATACGCTGTTCAAGTCGCTGACCGATAAACGCGTGCTGGCGCTGGCGCTGGTGTATGGCTTTATCTGCTTCGGCGCTTATGGCATCAGCTACTGGATGCCGACCATCGTGAAATCCTTCGGGGTTTCCGATATGACCAACGGATTCGTCAATATGATCCCCTGGGCGATGGTGATGATTATGCTGCGCTGGCTGACACAGAAGCCGGAACGTACTAATAACCCGTTTATCAACGTCGCGCTGCCGATGTTTACCTCTGCTGCCTGCCTTATTGGTTCGGTTTGGTTCGCCAGCCAGCCGGTCATCAGCTTTGCCTTTATTTGCGGCGTGGTGTTATCGGTATTCGCTATCCAGCCCTGCTTCTGGAATCTGACCAAATTCCTCTCCGGTGCTTCAGCGGCTGCGGGTATCGCCATCATTAACTCGCTGGCCAACCTCGGTGGTTTCTTCGCGCAAAACACCATCCCGCTGGTACGCGATCAAATGCAAAGCGCCACCGCGCCGATGGTCTATCTCAGCATCGTCATGCTGGTGGGGGGGATCTGCACCATGATGATCATCAAATGGCTGCAACGTCAGCGCGAACCGAGTGTCGCACCGATGCCAGGTCACTAA
- a CDS encoding DUF1090 family protein produces MKMFLTLPLVAFTVASHASEQTQSCEQREAALQRQMGYAQEYNNRHEIAGLERAITEVKRHCRNSASRNGNAEDIRRREREVKELRQKLADAEDALDDARNN; encoded by the coding sequence ATGAAAATGTTTTTAACTCTGCCACTGGTGGCATTCACTGTTGCCAGCCATGCTTCAGAGCAAACCCAAAGCTGTGAACAAAGAGAAGCAGCGCTGCAGCGCCAGATGGGGTATGCGCAGGAATATAACAACAGGCATGAAATTGCCGGGCTGGAACGCGCCATCACCGAAGTGAAAAGGCATTGCCGTAATTCGGCTTCGCGTAATGGTAATGCAGAAGACATTCGCCGCCGGGAACGTGAAGTAAAAGAACTGCGTCAGAAACTGGCCGATGCCGAGGATGCACTCGACGACGCCCGAAATAACTAA
- a CDS encoding L-dopachrome tautomerase-related protein: MFYASPSYSLKKLSALMLLLTASGAGFSALAATPPKLDVVAEWNRLPYDLSDPAAAAAWQKNDTKAMLHGVKVDAHGNLYVSTARWGGPEVPATLSKLVKKEGQWMLKPFPSEAMNDVHNPQGLKAVLGFEIDRHNVMWILDQGHIAGAPNKPGDEKLVAWDLNKNKEVARYTFTNDQVDFTCSFLNDVAVDNDAGVVYITDSGIMCHPLKGGLLVYNMKTGVAKRVLSAPEWVNDQPGFTFSIHGEKVLKDKDGKANPMLTGADGIALSGDKKTLYWTNLTGNRLMKVPTAVLRNFNSSEAQIEQAIKVDTVLPSNTDGITADRQGNLYLTALMLNGLMKRDVKTGKVTPLVTSDAIAWPDTIGWGPHGDLYFVSNHLNSWVGGEMNFTNPPVPNFRIYKVHVGGEPYTAK; the protein is encoded by the coding sequence ATGTTCTATGCATCTCCCTCATACTCACTCAAAAAGCTTTCTGCGCTGATGCTGTTACTCACGGCGAGCGGGGCTGGATTTTCAGCTCTGGCGGCGACACCACCCAAACTGGATGTGGTCGCGGAGTGGAACCGTCTGCCTTATGACCTGAGCGACCCTGCTGCCGCTGCGGCATGGCAAAAAAACGACACCAAAGCGATGTTGCATGGCGTTAAAGTCGATGCGCATGGCAACCTGTATGTCAGCACTGCGCGCTGGGGCGGCCCGGAAGTCCCGGCGACGCTGTCAAAACTGGTGAAAAAGGAGGGGCAATGGATGCTGAAACCTTTCCCCAGCGAAGCGATGAACGATGTACATAATCCGCAGGGTTTAAAGGCGGTGCTGGGATTTGAGATCGACCGTCATAACGTAATGTGGATTCTCGATCAGGGCCACATTGCCGGTGCGCCTAATAAACCCGGTGATGAAAAGCTGGTGGCATGGGATTTAAACAAAAACAAGGAAGTGGCGCGTTACACCTTTACCAACGATCAGGTCGATTTTACCTGTTCATTCCTCAATGACGTGGCGGTAGATAATGACGCTGGCGTGGTTTATATCACCGATTCCGGCATTATGTGCCATCCGCTGAAAGGCGGTTTGCTGGTGTACAACATGAAGACCGGCGTGGCGAAACGGGTACTTTCTGCGCCTGAATGGGTTAATGACCAGCCTGGTTTTACCTTCAGTATTCACGGTGAAAAAGTGCTGAAGGATAAAGACGGAAAAGCCAATCCGATGCTGACCGGTGCCGACGGTATTGCGTTGTCCGGTGATAAGAAAACCCTTTACTGGACCAATCTGACAGGCAATCGTTTGATGAAAGTGCCCACCGCTGTGCTGCGCAACTTCAATAGCAGCGAAGCGCAGATCGAGCAGGCGATCAAAGTGGATACGGTGTTACCGTCGAATACCGACGGCATCACTGCGGATCGCCAGGGCAATCTGTATCTCACTGCGCTGATGCTCAATGGCCTGATGAAGCGTGATGTGAAAACCGGCAAAGTCACCCCGCTGGTGACCAGCGACGCCATCGCCTGGCCGGATACCATCGGCTGGGGACCGCATGGCGACCTTTACTTCGTCAGTAACCACCTCAACAGCTGGGTAGGGGGGGAGATGAATTTTACTAATCCACCGGTACCCAATTTCCGTATTTATAAAGTCCATGTCGGTGGTGAACCGTACACCGCGAAATAA
- a CDS encoding C-terminal binding protein, with the protein MKKIVVLEPGYVHYREEEAILAAFHPQFVVIPANTARDALLEQLRDADAVMLREARLDSGMIAALDKCQAVVRYGVGVDNVDLVAAKEKGIYVANVPDYGSEDVAEHALALLLAATRRITSRNQQVHQGLWNIGQTEPMFRMSGKVLGVVGFGRIARCLAAKARGIGFRSLLVCDPLLDTQAAEDAGVVSVSLETLCREADFISLHVPLSEKTRHLIGADQLAMMKPTSVLVNTSRGGLIDETALFQALQHRQLFAAGLDVFEQEPIRADHPLLTLPNVICTDHTAWFTEESVIELQRKAAQEVLRVFEGNKPLNWVNR; encoded by the coding sequence ATGAAAAAGATTGTGGTTCTTGAACCGGGTTATGTGCATTACCGTGAAGAAGAAGCCATTCTCGCCGCTTTTCATCCGCAATTTGTGGTGATCCCTGCCAACACCGCGCGGGATGCGCTGCTGGAACAGTTGCGGGATGCCGATGCCGTGATGCTGCGTGAAGCACGCCTCGACAGCGGCATGATCGCCGCTCTCGATAAATGCCAGGCGGTGGTGCGTTACGGCGTCGGGGTGGATAACGTCGATCTCGTCGCGGCCAAAGAGAAAGGGATTTACGTCGCAAACGTACCGGATTACGGATCGGAAGACGTCGCCGAACACGCGCTGGCCTTGCTGCTGGCCGCTACTCGCCGCATTACCTCACGCAATCAGCAGGTTCATCAGGGCCTGTGGAACATCGGCCAGACTGAACCCATGTTCCGCATGAGTGGCAAAGTGCTCGGCGTGGTGGGCTTTGGCCGTATCGCCCGCTGCCTGGCGGCGAAAGCACGCGGCATCGGTTTCCGTTCGCTGCTGGTGTGCGATCCGCTGCTGGATACGCAGGCCGCTGAAGATGCCGGGGTGGTGAGCGTGTCACTGGAGACATTGTGTCGTGAAGCCGACTTTATCTCCCTGCATGTCCCGTTGTCAGAGAAGACCCGTCATCTGATCGGGGCGGACCAACTGGCGATGATGAAACCCACCAGCGTACTGGTGAACACCTCTCGCGGTGGCCTGATCGATGAAACCGCCCTGTTCCAGGCACTGCAACATCGTCAGCTGTTTGCTGCCGGGCTTGATGTGTTTGAGCAGGAACCGATCCGTGCCGACCATCCGCTCCTGACCTTACCTAACGTGATTTGTACCGACCATACCGCCTGGTTCACTGAGGAATCGGTAATTGAACTGCAACGCAAAGCCGCGCAGGAAGTGCTGCGTGTCTTTGAAGGCAACAAACCCCTGAATTGGGTGAATCGTTAA
- a CDS encoding RraA family protein, with amino-acid sequence MYSNEIIEGYRAIFSTASIADACDQIVGKTMFLPFEVKNRINDKKIVGPAVTILEDVTDEKLPPQHALDAIDESEAGSVIVIGGSPALENVAVWGGLMTAGAVANKHEGAVLMGGVRDLTEIRRDYDFPVFAKTVTPGTTLGRFKTLDANVALTLGEVTIHPGDLIVGDVDGVVCVPQAQVAAVLELSKSIDQRELEQAKLIIQSGSLREGLAKYGRI; translated from the coding sequence ATGTATAGCAACGAGATTATTGAAGGTTATCGCGCGATTTTTTCCACCGCTTCGATTGCGGATGCCTGCGACCAGATTGTGGGTAAAACCATGTTCCTGCCGTTTGAGGTGAAGAACCGTATCAACGACAAAAAGATTGTCGGCCCGGCGGTGACCATCCTCGAAGATGTCACTGATGAAAAACTACCGCCGCAGCATGCGCTGGATGCCATTGATGAGTCAGAAGCCGGTTCCGTGATTGTGATTGGCGGCAGCCCGGCACTGGAGAACGTCGCCGTGTGGGGTGGCCTGATGACCGCGGGCGCGGTGGCGAATAAGCATGAAGGCGCAGTGCTGATGGGTGGCGTGCGTGACTTAACCGAGATCCGCCGTGATTACGATTTCCCTGTGTTTGCCAAAACCGTGACCCCTGGCACCACGCTGGGGCGCTTCAAAACTCTGGACGCCAATGTCGCCCTGACCCTCGGCGAGGTGACGATTCACCCAGGTGATTTGATTGTCGGTGATGTCGATGGCGTGGTGTGTGTGCCACAGGCCCAGGTTGCAGCAGTCCTGGAACTGTCCAAATCCATCGATCAGCGCGAGCTGGAACAGGCCAAACTGATTATCCAGTCAGGATCGCTGCGTGAAGGGCTGGCCAAATACGGCCGCATTTAA
- a CDS encoding acyltransferase family protein: protein MNTQSFLSGRNIGLDLLRAGLILEGVLLHASRSLPGENGWYYVAQRDPSELFTAFLSMFHTFRMEVFFFLSGMFAALIVLRKGQKIFLENRRKRVLTPLITAWLLIPPLMYVIAGQMKGTPLSLTGWLHSYLWMHHLWFLVSLSVMSMVIPGRFYQFASRQLGKLSLPMLLTTLILLGNACFFLKFLVKGQGEFIELIPVTARFLVYYAAGYALYVNREKIVAYADCWLLNKWLIAAIALATWLGFYVVAHQHIASAVKYLPVLMGSVLSVVLSYWLVFTFERLPLKENRLLTGVVDSALVIYLLHYPVVITFSWLMDVWLPANLSIIYVLINCAIGIAVSTLCYWLIKRSRFTSMLFGLKPKAKKVVMPAEVSL from the coding sequence GTGAATACACAATCATTTCTCTCTGGCCGAAATATTGGCCTCGACCTGCTGCGCGCAGGATTAATTCTGGAAGGTGTGCTTCTGCATGCATCAAGAAGCCTGCCAGGTGAAAATGGCTGGTATTATGTCGCGCAGCGCGATCCCTCTGAGTTATTTACTGCTTTTCTGAGTATGTTTCATACATTCAGAATGGAAGTGTTTTTCTTTCTTTCGGGAATGTTTGCGGCATTAATTGTATTACGCAAAGGTCAAAAGATTTTCCTTGAGAATCGTCGCAAACGGGTGCTTACGCCACTGATCACGGCCTGGTTGCTGATTCCCCCGTTAATGTATGTGATTGCCGGGCAAATGAAAGGCACACCCTTATCCTTAACGGGTTGGTTACACAGTTATTTATGGATGCATCACCTGTGGTTTCTGGTTTCACTGTCGGTCATGTCGATGGTGATTCCGGGACGTTTTTATCAATTCGCCTCGCGGCAATTGGGCAAATTATCGCTGCCAATGTTGCTAACGACCCTGATCCTGCTGGGTAATGCCTGCTTTTTTCTCAAGTTTTTGGTTAAAGGGCAGGGCGAGTTTATTGAATTGATCCCGGTTACCGCACGTTTTCTGGTTTATTACGCTGCTGGCTATGCGCTGTATGTCAACAGAGAGAAAATTGTGGCATATGCGGATTGCTGGCTGCTCAATAAGTGGCTGATCGCGGCTATCGCGCTGGCTACCTGGCTGGGATTCTATGTGGTTGCGCATCAGCATATTGCCAGCGCTGTGAAGTATCTTCCGGTGCTGATGGGCAGTGTGTTGTCGGTCGTGCTTTCTTACTGGCTGGTGTTCACCTTCGAGCGTTTGCCGCTGAAAGAAAACCGTTTGCTGACGGGGGTGGTGGATTCCGCACTGGTCATCTATCTGTTGCATTATCCGGTGGTGATCACCTTCTCGTGGCTGATGGATGTCTGGCTGCCGGCCAACCTGTCGATCATCTATGTGCTGATTAACTGCGCCATCGGGATTGCGGTGAGTACCCTGTGTTATTGGCTGATAAAACGCTCACGCTTTACCTCGATGTTATTCGGGCTGAAACCGAAGGCGAAGAAAGTCGTGATGCCAGCTGAAGTCAGTTTGTAG